The following proteins are co-located in the Vicugna pacos chromosome 3, VicPac4, whole genome shotgun sequence genome:
- the C3H5orf24 gene encoding UPF0461 protein C5orf24 homolog isoform X2 has product MMHPVASSNPAFCGPGKPSCLNEDAMRAADQFDIYSSQQNKYSHTVSHKPMACQRQDPLNETHLQTTSGRSIEIKDELKKKKNLNRSGKRGRPSGTTKSAGYRTSTGRPLGTTKAAGFKTSPGRPLGTTKAAGYKVSPGRPPGKKQQAFRCSSDA; this is encoded by the exons ATGATGCATCCTGTTGCCAGCAGTAATCCAGCTTTCTGTGGGCCTGGCAAGCCTTCCTGCCTCAATGAAGATGCCATGAGAGCCGCTGATCAGTTTGACATATATTCCTCTCAGCAAAACAAATACAGCCACACAGTCAGCCACAAACCAATGGCTTGTCAGAGGCAAGACCCATTaaatgaaacacacttgcagactACCAGTGGCAGAAGCATAGAGATAAAAGAtgaactaaagaaaaagaaaaatctcaaccgATCCGGTAAGCGTGGCCGACCTTCTGGAACCACCAAATCAGCAGGATACCGGACCAGCACAGGCAGACCCCTGGGAACCACCAAAGCAGCTGGATTTAAGACAAGTCCAGGCAGACCTTTGGGTACAACTAAAGCCGCGGGATACAAAGTCAGCCCAGGGAGACCTCCAG GAAAAAAGCAGCAAGCCTTCAGGTGTTCCAGTGATGCCTGA
- the C3H5orf24 gene encoding UPF0461 protein C5orf24 homolog isoform X1: protein MMHPVASSNPAFCGPGKPSCLNEDAMRAADQFDIYSSQQNKYSHTVSHKPMACQRQDPLNETHLQTTSGRSIEIKDELKKKKNLNRSGKRGRPSGTTKSAGYRTSTGRPLGTTKAAGFKTSPGRPLGTTKAAGYKVSPGRPPGSIKALSRLADLGYGCGTAAFPYPMMHGRAVHGVEETSSEIKPPNE from the coding sequence ATGATGCATCCTGTTGCCAGCAGTAATCCAGCTTTCTGTGGGCCTGGCAAGCCTTCCTGCCTCAATGAAGATGCCATGAGAGCCGCTGATCAGTTTGACATATATTCCTCTCAGCAAAACAAATACAGCCACACAGTCAGCCACAAACCAATGGCTTGTCAGAGGCAAGACCCATTaaatgaaacacacttgcagactACCAGTGGCAGAAGCATAGAGATAAAAGAtgaactaaagaaaaagaaaaatctcaaccgATCCGGTAAGCGTGGCCGACCTTCTGGAACCACCAAATCAGCAGGATACCGGACCAGCACAGGCAGACCCCTGGGAACCACCAAAGCAGCTGGATTTAAGACAAGTCCAGGCAGACCTTTGGGTACAACTAAAGCCGCGGGATACAAAGTCAGCCCAGGGAGACCTCCAGGTAGCATTAAAGCTCTATCCCGTCTTGCCGATCTTGGTTATGGCTGTGGCACCGCTGCTTTTCCTTACCCTATGATGCATGGTAGAGCAGTTCATGGGGTAGAGGAAACCAGCAGCGAGATCAAGCCACCCAATGAGTGA